Within the Nocardioides humi genome, the region CGGATCACCCTGTCCGACGCCCCGGAGGACCAGCTCGAGGAGGCGGTCGAGCGCAACAAGCACCTCGACCCGGAGGAGCGCCTCAACCTCAACCGGTTCGTGGTGCACCAGCAGGACATCCAGGCCGTCGTCAACGCCCTGTGGGTGGGCGGCGCCAGCGCCGTCACCATCGCCGGGCAGCGGGTCATCTCGACCACCGGCATCCGCTGCAAGGGCCCGGTGGTCCAGCTGCAGGGCCGTCCGTTCCCGCAGCCCTACGTCATCGAGGCGGTCGGCGACCCGAGCGAGCTGTACGCCTCGGTCGCCGGCGACCCCATCGTCAGCGGCTACCGCAAGGACGCCGACAACCCGCTGATCAGGATCGGCTGGGACCTGGACTTCGAGGACCGGGTCGAGGCGCCGGCGTACGACGGCGTGGTCGACCTGCAGTACGCCCGGCCGCTGCGCTGAGCTGTGCGGGCCGGCGCTCAGCCGCGTCCCCGCCGGCCGGGCCACGACCGGCCCAGCGGGTTGAGCGGGTCCGTCCCGGCGGCGACCTCGTCGCCGTCGCTGACGCCGTCGCCGTCGGTGTCCGGGTTGGTCGGGTCGGTGCCCCGGGTGACCTCGTCGTCGTCGGGCAGGCCGTCGCCGTCGGTGTCGGTGGGCGGGGCCGGCGGCGGCTCGTAGGTGGAGATGAAGATGATGATCTCCGTGCCCTGGGGCCGGGTGCCGTTGGCGGGGATCTGCTCGGTGACCCGGCCCTTCTTCTGGCTGGAGTCGTCCGCCGAGGCGTTGCGGACGACGGGGACGAACCCGGCGTCCTTGATCGCCTTCTCCGCGGCGGCCTGCTTCATCCCGACCACGCTCGGCACCGTCTCCGGGCCGTCGGACACGCACAGCTCGACGGTCGCG harbors:
- a CDS encoding DUF881 domain-containing protein, with translation MTGAHAGGTTGRRPEASRRSRAWRVGTPVVVLLSGALLAVSATNSEGSDLRPGRYADLASLVEGEAADYRKVEDRYQDLSDQVDRLTAAVGDKGVKQARREIASLRDPAGMTPRTGEGLRITLSDAPEDQLEEAVERNKHLDPEERLNLNRFVVHQQDIQAVVNALWVGGASAVTIAGQRVISTTGIRCKGPVVQLQGRPFPQPYVIEAVGDPSELYASVAGDPIVSGYRKDADNPLIRIGWDLDFEDRVEAPAYDGVVDLQYARPLR